From Dehalococcoidia bacterium, the proteins below share one genomic window:
- a CDS encoding CoA-transferase gives MVRQLEILAEGQGEYHPVDPDGFRQWVRDHKKRALVPKLMTEKEAIEKFVQDGDYLVYECNYLQRGPAALIREIIRQRKKNLWLGAKFTWVAAALLVEAGCVSKMDVGFFLFGPVVEKAAKEGRIKIYEYSNVVMTNRIKAGAMGIPFIPVRSFGGTDGFKYSGAKIIRDPYTGQPTVIVPALNPDVAIIHVHQADVYGNARIFGTGISDAEAALASRKVIISAEEIVDTEEIRRNPGLTVIPYYCVDAVVHLPFGAYPGEMAGRYASDVEHVVEVVGRTMRGGLQEYLEKWVYGVESHQEMLDKLVGWRKLQQLLQRATIKEGYLP, from the coding sequence GGCCCTAGTCCCCAAGCTCATGACCGAGAAAGAGGCCATCGAGAAGTTCGTCCAGGACGGCGATTACCTGGTCTATGAGTGCAACTACCTGCAGCGGGGCCCGGCGGCCCTCATCAGGGAGATCATCCGGCAACGCAAGAAGAACCTGTGGTTGGGAGCCAAGTTCACCTGGGTGGCCGCTGCCCTACTGGTGGAGGCCGGCTGCGTCTCCAAGATGGACGTGGGGTTCTTCCTATTCGGGCCCGTGGTGGAAAAGGCAGCCAAGGAGGGGCGCATCAAGATATACGAGTACTCCAACGTGGTCATGACCAACCGCATTAAGGCCGGGGCCATGGGCATACCCTTCATACCCGTGCGCTCCTTCGGCGGCACCGACGGCTTCAAGTATTCGGGGGCCAAGATCATCAGAGACCCTTACACCGGGCAGCCCACTGTCATCGTACCCGCCCTCAACCCCGACGTGGCCATCATCCACGTGCACCAGGCCGACGTCTATGGCAATGCCCGCATCTTCGGCACCGGCATCTCCGATGCCGAGGCCGCCCTGGCATCCCGCAAGGTCATCATCTCCGCCGAGGAGATCGTGGACACGGAGGAGATACGCCGTAACCCCGGCCTCACCGTCATCCCCTACTACTGTGTGGACGCCGTGGTCCACCTCCCCTTCGGCGCCTACCCTGGGGAGATGGCTGGCCGCTACGCCTCAGACGTGGAGCACGTGGTGGAGGTGGTGGGGCGCACCATGCGGGGGGGCCTCCAGGAATACCTGGAGAAGTGGGTCTACGGTGTGGAGAGCCACCAGGAGATGCTCGACAAGCTGGTGGGGTGGCGCAAGCTCCAGCAACTCCTGCAGAGGGCCACCATAAAGGAGGGATACCTGCCATGA